The sequence TTGGGCAGATCTGACGGTTTCTGAGTTAACGTTGACGGGGCCAGCACAATGGGTGGACCTTGCTGAGTTGCCACTTACGATAGCTCCCGGAGAAACTCGGATGGTTCCCGTGTCTTGGCAAGTCGGTACGACATCGCTGGCAGTTGTAAGTGATGCGCCGGGTAAAGAAAGGCTACGAGTCTATGTTGAGGCACTTGCAGACTCTGCACCCACGGTAAGCATCGTGTCACCCGTTCATGGGACCGTTCTAGGGGAGCAAGAAGAAGTACTGATGCACGCCGTTGTGTTAGACCCTGAAGATTCTCCCGAAACATTGAGTGTGGTCTGGAAAGACCAAGACGGCGCTGTGCTTCACTCTGGCGTCCCTGATTCCATGGGCGTGTCAGAGTTTACTTGGTCGCGTGATGGCCGCGTTGTGGGCCTCCAAACCGTCTCAGTCGAAGTTGTGGATACGTGTGGTCATCAAGTGGATACCCAATGGGATGTGTGCCAAGAGCAGCTTGCTAAAACAATGGGCGTTTGGCTGGTCAATGAAGATGTTACGGTCCTCGAGGATGCTATTTATCTAGGTGATATTCTTTCCTATACCGGGGAGCTTAGCAGTGTTGCCAATTATGGGTATTACAGTTCTTCAGCGCACCCTGTTGTCGGTCCGGAGCCGCTTGGTTTCGAGACGAACGTTTATTTCTATGAAGGCTCGGACGGTTTGACCCTTACATTCTTCAGCAATCTAGATGCAGGTGGAAGCGATGATTCCACTGTGAATTGGGACATTCGCACGCTTAACAACGACAGCTTAGACTCGGTCCTCTTGGGAGACGAGCCGAGTGAAATCCATGAATCGGTTATATCCGTTCAAGAGAAACTTTATGAAGCACGTTTTCGTTATTGGGTGAATACGGATGGCGGGGTGATCGGGCCGTTTGTGGGCGGCGATTTCGAGGTTTGGGTAAATGTTTTGGAGTCGGGTGACAACACCGACGCAATTTTTTACTCAGCGGATGGTACGAGTTTCTCTTTGTCCAACGATGCGGGAATTGCGTCATTTGCCATTGCCTTTAAGAGTGATGCCGCTTGTACGGATCCATAGCTTCTTTAAGGAGGCGTGGTTCTCGCGAATGTATGCTAGCCACTTCGCTCAGCCAGCGATGTCTGTTACCAAGCATCGGAAGGTGATAGGTAATGAGCATCTTTTGGAGCCCGGAGTAGGGAAGTGACAAGTGAGAAAAAATTAAGACTGCTGGTTGAGGGTTGGCGATGGATCCCGCACTCGTATGCTTTGGTGAATGCGTTTCAATTGTTAGAACTCAATCAACGCGAGAATGTTGAGATTTTTATTCGAGACATCCCTTACCCCTCCGAAAGTTGGCAACCGACGAAGGAGCTTTTGAGCGCGGACGAAGAAGAACTCTTGGAGTCCTTCCAGGTTTGGAATGGTGAAGACATTGATGCGGTATATCGTATTGCGTTTCCCGCAGATCTTTCGCCTCCACCGGTTTCAGGAGTGCCGGTATTTGTATTTTTAACTGCTGAATATCAAAAGTTCATGCCAGACTTCTTTGTGAATGGCACAGCCGCAGACATACCGAATTTGGATTACCTGCATTTCATTACGCCATCTAAGTGGAGCCAAGTTGCTTTTCAAGACTACGGTAGACCATGTCATGTGATCCCACACGGGGTAGATAGAACGAAACTCTATCGAATGAGCGACTCTGAAAGGTCAGAGGCTCGCGGTTCGCTTAAGATAGAGGATAAGTTTGTCTGGCTAAATATCAGCGCCATGACCGGTAACAAGGGATTGGATGTCTTGTTACGCGCCTTCGCTCAGCTTTGCATGGAAGAAACGCAAAGTGTTCTTTTTCTTAAAGGACTCAATGGCTTATACAACAGTGACTATTACCTTAATCAGTGGTTAGAAGTATTGCCCGAGAAACATAGGGATTTAGTTAAATCGAGAATTTTTTGTACTCAAGCATCACTGCCTTATTCAGAGGTCAATAGACTTTTTAATCTTGCCGACTGTTATGTCGCCCCTTACCGAGCTGAAGGCTTCAATATGCCTGTTTTAGAATCTGCAGGTTGTGGGCTGCCGGTATTGGTGAGTGATGGTGGAAGCACTGCGGATTTTATCAATGAAGATGTGGCACGAACCATACGCACGACGCTGGTTGAAAATGACGAAAGAACTTATCTCGATCCAGACGTAGATGATTTGATTTCTAAAATGAGAGAGGTACGCGATGATGCCTCATTTCGAGAACGGGTGGTGACAGAAGGCCCCAAGCATGTTGAAAAGAGTTATGGTTGGGCTGGGATCGTAGACCAATTGATAGCCGTCATCTCAAAAACCTGCCGTTGATAGTTTAGATGGGTAAGGTGTTTCATTATCTCTAAGCCATTGCTTGAGTTCGACTGGTTTCTACGATTTCACTAAATTGATGAACTCAGTGTGTCGCGCGTAGGTCTCGAACTCGATCGACCAAGTTGATTTTTATAAATTCTCCCTTTTCTAGTGCAATTATAGCCAATTGGGATTTGATCTCATCGGAGATTGCGAAATACTAGCGCGATGGCATCAAACGAAGAGATCATTGAGCTGGGTCACAAAGTTCTCGATTCCGAAATCAATGCTTTAAAGCAAATTCGGGCTCGCGTCGGTGACTCATTTGTAGAGGTGGTAAGAGCAATTCTTGCCTGCAAGGGTACCGTAATACTCAGTGGGGTTGGGAAACCCTATTTCATTGCGCAGAAAATATCTGCCTCGATGGCCTCCACCGGCACACCATCCATCGCGCTTCATCCTGTGGATGCACTGCATGGTGATATGGGCCGAATTCGCGATGGTGATGTGGTGATTGTTCTTTCCAACAGCGGGGTTAGTTCCGAGATCGTTGATTTCACAAGAGCGACGAAAGCCCTCGAAATAAAACGCATTGCTATGACATGCCGCCCTGAGAGTACCATGGCCAATCTGTGTGATTTGGTTCTGGACTTGGGGCAGCTCGAAGAAGCCTGTCCAATGGGCGTTGCGCCTTCTACCACGAGTACTGCGATGCTCGCTTTGGGCGATGCGCTAACACTCGCGCTCGTCGAGCTAAGGGGCTTTACGATTGATTCCTTCGCTCGAAATCATCCCGGTGGAAGTCTTGGGAAGAGACTCAGCGCCGTAGAAACCATGATGCGCGGACTTGATGACACTGCGGTTGTTACGCGTACCCAAACGATTTTGGAAACCCTGGGAATTGTTGCAGAGAAGCGTGGCGGCGCAGCGTTCGTTGTGGATGCACAAGGCAAGTTATTGGGAGTTTTTACCGATGGTGATGTGAGGCGCCTACTCACTGCTAAGTCCGGTTCTTTGTCTGAAGCCATCGAAGGCTCAATGACGAAGAACCCAAAGTCTATCGAGCCTGGAGCTTCGGTTGAGGTTGCGCTTGATATGCTAAGAAGCCACCAAATTAACTGCTTGGCTGTGGTAGACGCAGACGGATTATTGGTAGGCCATCTCGATATTCAGGACATTGCCTAGGCCCGAGCTATGCTTCAGGGTTAAACGGAAGAGCTGAATGATGCGCTTGAATCTTGAGGGCACCATCGGCCGTTTTCACATAGGCGAATGTAAATTCTACTTTGGTCTCATCGCCTGCTGAATTCATGAAGTAATAATTACCCATAGCGAGTGCGATTTCGTCCTTTTGCACCGTGCCTGCATTCTCAAATCGAACTGCTGTCCAAGGCTCCAAGGCAAAACCTTTGTCCTCGGGGAAATCCGGGTTGCGGCCAACAAAGTAGGAAAGGGTGCTATCTAGATTTGGTCTTGATTGAATGAGGCTCGTTTTGGTCGGAAAAAACAGGAGAGATCCGTCGAGCACATACATCTTCTCAATAAACGTCGAGGCGCGGTCCCGGGAGCTTTCCCAGGTTTCACCTTTTCCAATGTAGACAATGCCGTCGGCCCACTGTTTTTGGGCGTTGTAAATATCGTTTTCTGAAATCATTGTTGGCTCCATCTACAAAATCAGAACATGGTCGCAGGCTTACGTAATCGATCCACTGACTGCCTAGTGGTCGCTGCGTAGTCAAGTGATTAGGAGGTAACTTTATGAGTATTTGGTCGTAATAACTTTAGGATAATCGAGGTTTAATACAGAGGTGGGAGACGAATTTTTAATTGAAAAACAGCTACTTATTATGGTTTTAGAGCAGTTCTCTATTCGTAATAGAGATTGTCCACGACCAACGTAGCGCCGGTGGGTACGCTCTCACCAGCCAGAACAAATGGGCGGGTGATGGCACTGACGTCTACGCCGGTATCAGCGATATCAGACATTGGAATGGCTAAGTCATACCATGTTCCATCCGGTACAAATCCATAGTCAGCAACGGGAATTCTCCTGGTAACACCGCCGCCTTCAATTTCAATCTCGGTACCCTCGTAAGCTTGGTTGTCGCTCCATAGAGAGACGTGCATCGTGGTCCATTCGCTTAGGTCTTCAGCTGTGTCCCAGGTGACTCCACCTCCCCACCATGGGGTCCCTGCGGAGATGACCGCGTCTGCACGAAGCCCTTCACGAACAATCGCGTTTTCGTCGGCGATGTTAAAGGTTCCTTCATAGATATAGAAGTGGCGTTGGACTTCATCCAAAATCAAGATTTTACTGTATGACCCCTCGTAGAAAATACTAATGCTTAATCTTTCTGTGCCTGGAATATAGGGCGTGGGATCTTTAAACTCTGCAGCCTCTGGTCCTCGAAAATCCTCGGGAAGTTCGGTGTAGTTGGGCTCTCCTGGAGTTCCGTGACAAGCGGAGAGTA comes from Deltaproteobacteria bacterium and encodes:
- a CDS encoding glycosyltransferase family 4 protein, with the protein product MTSEKKLRLLVEGWRWIPHSYALVNAFQLLELNQRENVEIFIRDIPYPSESWQPTKELLSADEEELLESFQVWNGEDIDAVYRIAFPADLSPPPVSGVPVFVFLTAEYQKFMPDFFVNGTAADIPNLDYLHFITPSKWSQVAFQDYGRPCHVIPHGVDRTKLYRMSDSERSEARGSLKIEDKFVWLNISAMTGNKGLDVLLRAFAQLCMEETQSVLFLKGLNGLYNSDYYLNQWLEVLPEKHRDLVKSRIFCTQASLPYSEVNRLFNLADCYVAPYRAEGFNMPVLESAGCGLPVLVSDGGSTADFINEDVARTIRTTLVENDERTYLDPDVDDLISKMREVRDDASFRERVVTEGPKHVEKSYGWAGIVDQLIAVISKTCR
- a CDS encoding KpsF/GutQ family sugar-phosphate isomerase, whose product is MASNEEIIELGHKVLDSEINALKQIRARVGDSFVEVVRAILACKGTVILSGVGKPYFIAQKISASMASTGTPSIALHPVDALHGDMGRIRDGDVVIVLSNSGVSSEIVDFTRATKALEIKRIAMTCRPESTMANLCDLVLDLGQLEEACPMGVAPSTTSTAMLALGDALTLALVELRGFTIDSFARNHPGGSLGKRLSAVETMMRGLDDTAVVTRTQTILETLGIVAEKRGGAAFVVDAQGKLLGVFTDGDVRRLLTAKSGSLSEAIEGSMTKNPKSIEPGASVEVALDMLRSHQINCLAVVDADGLLVGHLDIQDIA